GGAGCAGGACAACGCTTGGCAACTATTTATTCGCCAGAATTGGTTGCTGCACAGCAAGAACTGCTTACCGCTTCATCATTAAAAGAATCGCAACCAGAATTGTATAAGGCTGTTAGGAACAAACTTAAACTTTGGAAACTTTCAGAAAAGCAAATCAACGCCATAGAAACTGCTGGGAAAGTGCAAGAAAACTTTCCGGTTTTTGCAACCGTTTCAGGAACGGTAACAATGAAAATGGTAGAAGAAGGGGATTATTTAAAGCAAGGACAACCCTTATATAAAATTGCGAATCTCAATACAGTATGGGCAGAATTTGATGCTTATGAAAATCAAATTGCATCCCTAAAAGAAGGGCAAACTATTAAAGTGACCACAAATGCTTATCGCAATGAGGTTTTTGATGCAAAAGTCTCATTCATCGACCCCTTATTAAATTCTGCGACTAGAACGGTGGTTGTAAGAGCGGTCTTGCAAAATAAGAAAGACCTCTTTAAACCGGGAATGTTTGTGGAAGGTATAATTGAGGGTACGCAAACAAGCACCGAGAATACCGTTTCCGTACCGTCAACCGCTGTTATGTGGACGGGAGAACGCTCTGTAGTCTATGTCAAAACAAACCCTAATGAAGCTATTTTTGAAATGAGGGAAGTTTTATTGGGCAATGCCAATGGCGATAGTTATACCATTCTTGAAGGTTTAAAGAATGGAGATGAAGTCGTAACTAACGGAACGTTTACCGTAGATGCCGCTGCACAATTACAGGGAAAAAAAAGTATGATGAATGCATCTGGTGGTAAAACAATGACAGGCCACGAAGGGCATTTGGGAATGCAAGAAGATAATTCTGGAGAAAATACAAATGAAGCCAACCATTCTCAAATGAAAGAAAGGATTGAAGTTTCAAACAAATTTCAGAATCAGTTAAAACAGGTTTTTGATGATTATATCCTTTTAAAAGATGCATTGGTAAATGATGATGCCAAGGGTGCTCAACAGGCAGGAAAACAAATAAACCAATCTTTGAAAAAAGTGGATATGAAATTATTATCTGATGAAAAAGCACATAACCATTGGATGACGATTCAGAAAGAACTAAAGACCTCGGCTAATTCTATTGAGAACGATTCAGATATAGCAACACAAAGAGCACATTTTAAACATCTTTCTGCGCATATGATAAGTAGCGTGCAACTTTTTGGTGTTAACGAAAATGTATATATCCAGTTTTGTCCAATGGCCGATAACAATAAGGGAGCTTATTGGATTAGTTTGGAAAAAGAGGTGCGAAACCCATATTATGGAGAGGCTATGTTAACCTGTGGCGAAGTAAATGCAACTTTAAAATAAGCGAATTATGGATTAATCAAGTAATCTGAATAAGACCATAAATTAATTTTGGTTTTATCACGGCGAACGATAATGAGTGAAAGTAGAAGAAATAGAAGAAAAAATGACAGAAAGAAACATCAGCCTAAAAGTGATATTTCAAGAAAAGATAAAATTATAGCTTTAGTTGTGATAGTATTGATTTTTGTAGTTGCTGCAATAGCTGCTGTTTATTATTCTCTATACAAATCTGGATTAAAATTATTTTGAAACAAGTACTATATGAATGAGATTATCCATATTAAAAATATGGTCTGCCCAAGATGTATCTCGGCGGTATCTAATATTTTGGAACAACTTGAAATACTGTATGTTTCTATAAAATTGGGGGAGGTTAAATTAGTTTCTTCATTAAGTGTCCAGACCAAAAATGGTCTTTCCAAAGCGCTTCAAAGTTCAGGTTTTAGTTTGATTGACGACCGTAAAAGTCAACTTATTGAACAAATGAAAACATTGGTTGTAGATAAAATCCATCATTCTTCCGAGGAGCTCGATTTCAAATGGGCAGATATTGTTACAGGCGAACTTAACTTGGATTATAAATATTTAAGTTCACTTTTTTCGTCGGTAGAAAGTATTACGTTCGAGCAGTATATCATAAACCAGAAAATTGAACGTGTTAAAGAACTTATAGTTTACGATGAATTAACCTTGAGTGAGATAGCTTTTCAACTACATTATAGTAGTGTCGCGTATTTAAGCAATCAGTTTAAAAAGGTTACAGGAATGACACCTACACAGTTTAAAAAAAGCACAAATCAGAATCGCAAATCTTTGGATGAGATTTAATTAAAGTACTTTAAAAACGAAGAGTTGTTTAAAAGTTCACAGCTACTTGTAATATTATTATTTAAGTATTTGCTTAAATAAGTAATTAACTGTATCTTTGCTCGTCTAAAGCATTAATATGAAACTAGAAATATCCTGTACAAGAGCTGAGGCTGACCATAAGCAGTTACTAAACTGTAGAACTACCATTGACGGTATGGCTAATGGTTTCGATAAAATATCGAAACTACTATCCATTTCAGGTAATGAGGTGCGCTTAAAAATCCTATTCTTATTAAATATGGAAAATGAACTATGTCCTTGTGATTTATCTGATATTTTAGGTATGAGCGTGCCAGCAGTTTCACAGCATATACGAAAAATGAAAGATGCAGGTATTATAAGCTCAAGGAGAGAAGGCCAAACATTATACTATTCATTGAATAAGGATGAGACGGATATTCTGAATAGTATTTTTAAGTCAATCAAATTAGAAAGAAAAATAGCCTAAATTTTATAATAATGAAAACAGAAAAAACATCAAAAAATGCAGCATATACAGGTTTGTTTGCTGCTGTAGCCGCATCATCTTGTTGCATACCACCAGTTATTGCATTAATTGCAGGCGTTGGAGGAAGTGCTTCCGCTTTATCTTGGATGGAAACTTTTAGACCCTATTTAATTGGTGTCGCTATAGTAGCAATTGGATATGCGTGGTATGATTATTTAAAACCGAAAAAAGCAGAGGATTGTTGTGAAGTAGATGCAAAACCAAAGTGGTTTCAAACCAAAGGATTTTTAATAGGAATTACACTATTTGCGGCTATCTCAATTAGCTTTCCATATTACTCTCACATTTTTTATCCTGATAATAAGAAAGAAGTGGTTATAGTGAATCAATCTAACATTCAAACTTTAAATTTTGAGGTTGAAGGTATGACTTGCGCTTCTTGTGAACAACACGTAACGCACGCAGTTAATAATTTAGAAGGTATTGTAAATGTAAATGCTTCCTATGAAAAAGCTAACGCAAAAGTAGAATTCGATAATTCGAAAACTACTAAAGAGGATATAGAAAAAGCAATTAATTCTACAGGTTATAAAGTAATTAATAAATAAAATTCTTAATTGTGAAAAATTATATAACCATCTTTCTTTTTGCTTTTGTAATTACTTCTTGTAAAGAAAATAAAAAAGAAACGGATTCAACCGCAGTTGAAAATAAGCTAACTACACAGGATATCGATTATCCAGTTATTAAAGTTGGCAAAGGACCAGATGCCTTATTTCTAACACCCAATAAATCATTTTTATATGTTGCAAATGTGGAGGATACATTAATTTCAGTTATTGATACCCAAACAGATAAAGTATTAAAAAACATAGAAGGCATAAGGTATCCGTGGGGTTTTGTTCAGTTAGCAGAAAGTAATTTGGTTGCTGTTAGTGGTTACGATAAGCAAGTGGTTATCATTGATTTTGACAATCATACCATTCTAAAAGAAAAATTATTTAAAACTCATATAGGTGGAATTACTGCAAATAGAAAAGGAGATTTAATTTATGTAATAGCAATAGATGACAATAAAGTGTTGCAACTGGATGCTACTAATCTCAATATATTAAAAACATTCCCTACAGGAAAAGGACCAGATGGAATAGGCATCTCGGAGAATGATTCAAAGCTGTTTGTTACCAATACGGAAGATGGAAGCATTTCTGTGATTGATATAGAAACAGGAAAAAAATCCATCATTAAAACAGGTGGAAAACCAGAACTTATACACGGAAACAAAGACCATTCACTACTATATATAAGTAATTTCTTTGGAAACAAAATTCATATTATAGATACCGAAAAAGGAGAAATTGTAAAGGAAATAGAAGGTGTAAAAACACCAGAAGAAGCAGTCTTATCCAAAGATGAAAATATATTATACGTTGTAAGTTTTGATTTGTCAGAAGTTTTCGTGTATGATGCGGTTACACTCGAAAAGCAATCTGTTACTTATAAAACAGGTAATAAACCCATTGGCGTAATGCCCGTTGGCAACAAATTATATGTTTCTAATTATGGAGACAATTCAATATCAATAATCAGTAAATAGCCTTAAAATAAATAGTTATGAAAAATATTATTTTAATTCCCGTTCTAGCTTTAATTCTATTTTCTGTTGAAGCCACCGCACAAAACAAAAACTTGGAAACACAAAAAGTCGAAACGTCTGTAGATGAACAAAATTTGACAACTATTCAGTTCAAAATAACAGGAATAACCTGTGCTGGTTGTTCTAACGGTATCTATAAAGCAGTTAAAGAGGTTGATGGTGTTACTGAGCATTCTGTTGAATACCCAGGCGACATTGCAGTTATACAATTCGATAAAACAAAGACGAGTATCGAAGCCTTAAAAGCTGTAATTGAGAAGAAAGGGTATAAAGTAGAAATACTAAAGGATAAAGCATAGATTTTAACCTTTATCATTTAACCGAACAACTAATTACAATAATGAGAGATAACGAAAACAAAGATTTAAAAACCATATCATTAGAAATAAGTGGGATGACTTGTAGCGGTTGTTCATCGCATATCGAAAAAGATATGAATAAGACCAATGGTATAGTAAGCAGCAACGTAAATCACGAAACTGGAAAAGGAGAATTTACTTTTGATACAAATAAAATGGGTAAAGAAGAATTAATCAATGCAGTAAATAGCATTGGTAATTATTCTGTTGTAAACGGTATTAAAAAAGAGGATTCTTTCTCTTCAACGTCTGATACTACAATCTCTAAAGAATCTAATAAAAATAAAAACCAATTTGATTTAATTGTTATTGGTGGTGGTTCTGCTGCATTTTCAGCAGCGATAAAAGCTGAAGGTTTAGGGCTTACGACACTAATGGTAAATGCTGGATTAGAATTTGGGGGTACTTGTGTAAATGTAGGATGTGTTCCTTCAAAAAACTTAATTAGAGCTGCCGAAACTGCATATCACGCTACACATTCTAATTTTAAGGGTATTAAACCAAGAGGTGTAGATATTGATTTTAAACAAATTATTAAAGATAAAAAAGAGTTGGTTTCGGCATTACAGCAACAAAAATATATGGATGTTGTAAGTGATTTTGAAAATCTAACAATGCTAAAGGGGTGGGCTGAATTTGCAGATAAGAATACAATTATTGTGAATGGAAAAGATAAATACAGTGCAACGAACATTGTTATAGCAACCGGAGCGACAACAAACATTCCAAACATTGAAGGATTAAATAAAGTAGGCTACTTAACTAATGTTTCTTTATTTGATTTGGAAGAAAAACCTATAAGCATAACCATTATGGGAGCTGGATATATTGGATTAGAAATAGCACAAGCTTATAGCCGATTGGGTGTAAAAGTGCGTATTATAGAATTTACAGATAGACCATTACGTACTCAAACTAGTGATATTACTGATGTTTTAGTAGAGCAAATGAAAAGTGAAGGTATTGAGATTTTACCAAATTTCAGAGCCTTTAAATTCGAAAAAAAAGGTAATGACACTATCATTCATTGCAACTGCCCTGATGGTTCAACAACTCAAGTCATTGAGAAAGGACATATTGTTGTAGCCACCGGAACAAAGCCCAATACCACTAAATTAGGTTTTGAGAATAGTGATATTAATTTAACAAAAAGCGGACACATTCTTGTTAATGAAAAAATGGAAACCAATGTTTCTAATATATATGCCGCAGGAGATGTAACAAACACACCGCCATTTGTTTATACAGCTGCCACCGAAGGAAATACAGCAGTAAACAATGCATTTTCATTGTCAAAAAGTAGTATAGATTATTCCTCTTTACCGTGGGTAGTATTTACCGACCCTCAAATCGCAGGTGCTGGAATGGATGAAATAGAAGCGGAAGCAAAAGGCATTCCTTTTGAAGTGAGTAAATTAGACTTAAAGCACGTTCCTAGAGCATTGGCAGCACAAGATACAAGAGGCTTCATTAAATTGATTCGTAATACTGAAACCGATAAGCTAATAGGTGCTAGAGTGATTGCGCCAGAAGGTGGCGAACTTATTCAACAATTAAGTATGGCGATTAAGTTTGGCATTACAGTAAAAGATTTAGCTGAAAGTTTTTACCCCTATTTAACATTAGGAGAAGGAATCAAGTTAGCAGCGATTACGTTTGGCAAAGACGTTTCTAAATTGAGTTGCTGTGCAAGCTAGTTTAGCTAAACAAGAAAATAATTTTTATATGAAAAATTACGATGTATTTATAATTGGTTCGGGAATGGCAGGAATGACCATCGCTAATAAATGCGCCTCAAAAGGCCTGACAGTCGGAATAACGGATGAATTACCTTACGGGGGCACTTGTGCATTGAGAGGTTGTGACCCAAAAAAAGTGATTATAGGCGCTACGGAAGTACGAGACTTTGCTAAAAGACTTAAAGGAAATGGTATTGATACCATACCTAAAGTCAATTGGAAGGACATTATGGCTTTTAAACAATCCTTTGTGGATGAAATGCCACCAAAAATTGAAAAAGGATATAAAAAAAACGGAATAGACACATTTCATAGTTCAGCTAAATTCTTATCAGAAAACACGTTAGAAGTTGGAAACGACAAAGTAAAAGCTAACAAAATTGTAATCGCATCAGGTTCCAAGCCAAGGGTTTTAGAATTTGAAGGTGGTCATTTTGCCAAATCCAGTGCCGATTTCTTGAATTTAGCAGAATTACCAAAATCTTTATTATTTATCGGTGGTGGATACATTGCTTTTGAGTTTGCGCATATCGCAGCTCGATGTGGAGCAGAAGTCACTATTGTACATCGTGGAGAAAACCCCTTGGAAAATTTTGAACAGGATATTGTAAAACATCTTGTTTCTGCCACAAAAGAATTAGGGATAAAACTCATTCTTAATACAGATGTTACGGCTATTGAGAAATTAGATAACCAGTATAGAGTAAAAGGTAAATCTCAAGAAAAAACAGAATATTTTGAAGCTGAAGCAGTTTTTAATTCTGCCGGCAGACCACCGGCAATATTTGATTTAAATTTAGAAAAAGCGAACATAGCATTTACCAAAAAAGGAGTTACGATAGACAAATATCTGCAAAGTATTTCAAACCCAAATATTTATGCAGCAGGCGATGCCGCAGATTCAGAAGGTTTGCCCTTAACGCCAGTTGCAGTTTTGGAAGGTCATACGGTTGCTTCAAATATCATCAAAGGCAATTCTAAAGAAATAAGTTACCCACCAATGCCAACGGTAGTTTTTACATTGCCTACAATGGCGTCTGTTGGCTATTCTGAATCGAAAGCGAAAGCGCTGAACTACAATATTCAGGTAAATTATAAAGAGGTTGGCAATTGGTTCAATGCCAAACGTTTGAATGTAGAAGAATATGCGTTCAAAACTATAATTGACGTAGAAGCCCAAACAATTTTGGGAGCGCATTTAATCGGACCACATACAGAAGAAACCATAAATCTCTTCGCAATGGCCATAAAAACAAAAATGAAGGTTAATGATATTAGAACAATGATTTTCTCATATCCAACTTTGGCTTCAGACATACCACATATGCTTTAATAAAAAATGTATGCAAACCATATAAAACCGTGAGTCATAAGTTTAAAACAAAAGAAATAGCGATGAAATTAGATAGAAAGAAACATTGGGAGACAGTTTATGAAACTAAAAGCCCAGACCAAGTAAGCTGGACACAGGAATCGCCTAAAACTTCGCTTGAATTTATACATTCATTCGGATTAAATAAATCTGCAAAAATAATAGATATTGGTGGTGGAGATAGCAAACTTATCGATTACTTACTTGATGAAGGATTTGAAAATGTGACTGTACTTGACATTTCGGCTAAATCACTCGAAAAAGCAAAAGGCCGACTTGGAGAAAAAGCAAATAAAGTAAATTGGATTGTAAGCGACATTACAGAATTCGAAACCAATATGACTTTTGATGTTTGGCACGACAGAGCAACCTTTCATTTTCTTACAACGCCTGAACAAATAACAAAATATATAAAAACTGCAAGAAAATCTGTAAACGGATTCCTGACAATTGGAACCTTTTCCAAAAATGGACCTGAAAAATGTAGCGGTCTCGAAATAAAACAATACAATGAAGACGAATTAACATTAAAGTTGAAAAATGGATTTGACAAAATTAAGTGTGTAACGGAAGACCACTTAACACCATTTGACACAACGCAGAGTTTCTTGTTTTGTAGTTTTAAAAGACAATTGAACTAAAAAATCAGTGGCTAACAAAGAACCGAGTGAATAAAACAGTATTTGAAATTACCAAAATGGATTGTCCATCGGAGGAAAATCTAATTCGAATGAAATTGGACGGCATCCCGAACATTGCGAATTTGGACTTTGATATTCCTAACCGAAAATTAACCGTTTTTCACAGCGGTAAAATTGACCAAATCGAAAAATTTATCATCGAACTGAAATTAGGTGGAAAGAAAATTTTAACGGAACAAACCGACCAAACGGACTTTAAAGAAAACACCAGCCAAAAAAAGCTACTTTGGTCTGTACTTATAATCAATTTTGCTTTTTTCATTATCGAAATGACGACAGGAATTATCTCAAAATCTATGGGGCTTGTTGCAGACAGTTTAGATATGCTTGCCGACAGTTTCGTTTACGGAATTAGTTTGTTTGCGGTTGGCGGAACATTAATAAAGAAAAAACGGATTGCCAAACTGGCTGGATATTTTCAAATCACACTTGCCGTTATCGGATTTGTGGAAGTTTTAAGGAGGTTTTTTGGAGACGAGAAACTTCCCGATTTTACAACAATGATTATCGTTTCTATTTTTGCACTTATCGCAAACGGAATTTGTCTTTACATTTTACAAAAGTCAAAAAGTAAAGACGAGGCACATATGAAAGCAAGTATGATTTTTACCTCAAATGATGTAATTATAAATACAGGTGTAATTATTGCAGGACTTTTAGTTTACTGGTTGAATTCTAATAAGCCAGATTTGATTGTGGGAACAATAGTCTTTATTTTAGTTATTCAAGGTGCTTTTAGGATATTAAAGTTAAGTAAGTAATAATATATAAATGCCGATATTCTTTTAATCGGTTAATTCTACAAATCATTCAGCCTAAAACATAACAGATTAAAGTCCTTTAATCCTGAAATTTGTACTGTACAAATAAGAATAGGATTATGGAGACAATTAACATATTTGAAACCAAAGAAAAGAACCGCAAACAAGGTATAAAAGAATCATTCCCAGTTACAGGTATGACCTGCGCATCTTGTGCATCCAGCGTTGAATCAGTATTAAAACACACAGAAGGTGTATTTGATGCAAGCGTAAACTTTGCGAGCAGTTCTGTTCTTGTAGAGTACGACAAAGAGTTGAGTCCTAATCAACTTCAAAATGCACTTCGTGAAGTGGGTTATGATATTATTATTGATGCGGAGAATCCTTCTGAAGTACAACAAGAACTTCAACAAAAGCACTATCAGGATATAAAATACCGTACCATCTGGTCGGCAATACTTACGCTTCCAATTTTTGTATTAGGAATGTTTTTTATGCAATGGGAACCTGGGAAGTGGATTTCGTTGATATTGACTTTTCCGATTCTCTTTTGGTTCGGTCGTAGCTTTTTCATTAATGCTTTTAAGCAAGCCAAACACGGTAAAGCAAATATGGATACGCTTGTAGCCTTGAGTACTGGAATCGCTTTTCTTTTTAGTGTATTCAATACTTTTTTTCCTGAATTTTGGTTGAGCCGTGGTATCGCGCCTCACGTTTATTACGAGGCAGCTACCGTGATTATCACCTTCATTTCCTTGGGAAAACTATTGGAAGAAAAGGCAAAATCCAATACGTCTTCTGCCATTAAAAAACTGATGGGCTTACAGCCTAAAACCCTTAAAATTATTGAGAATGGGGAAGAAAAAGAAATTCCTATTTCGTCCGTGCAAGTGGGTCAGACCATTTTAGTACGTCCGGGAGAAAAGATTCCTGTGGATGGAGAAGTTTCCAAAGGAAGCTCGTATGTAGATGAAAGTATGATTACAGGAGAGCCTGTTCCAGTAGAAAAATCAAAGGATGAAAAAGTATTTGCAGGCACGGTAAACCAAAAAGGAAGTTTCCAATTTATTGCTGAAAAAGTAGGTGGAGAAACCTTGCTATCACAAATCATTAAAATGGTTCAGGAAGCCCAAGGAAGCAAAGCACCTGTACAGAAACTGGTCGATAAAATTGCTGGAATATTTGTTCCGGTTGTGTTGGGGATATCTATTATCACTTTTATTGTTTGGATGTCAATTGGAGGCGATAATGCATTTTCGCAGGCCTTATTAACCTCGGTAGCAGTATTGGTTATCGCCTGTCCTTGTGCGTTAGGATTGGCAACACCAACTGCCATTATGGTGGGTATTGGTAAAGGTGCTGAAAATAATATTCTTATAAAAGATGCCGAAAGTTTAGAACTCGGTCATAAAGTGAATGCTGTCATTCTTGATAAAACAGGTACAATTACAGAAGGAAAACCTTTAGTAACTGATATACTTTGGAAGGATAAACTTGAAAATCAAAGTCAATACAAGCAAATTCTTTTGGCAATAGAAGCACAATCAGAACATCCTTTGGCGGAAGCGGTAGTTAACCACTTAAAAGATGAAAATATTGAAAAAGCTGAAATTACTTCTTTTGAAAGTATTACGGGAAAAGGTGTGAAAGCTCAAACAGAAAATGGTTCACAATACTATGTTGGAAATCATAAATTAATGCTTGAGAAAAATATTCAAATAGACGTTTCTTTAATGCAAACAGCAGAAAGTCTCGAAGAGCAAGCAAAAACAGTCATATTCTTTGGGAATGAAAAACAAGTATTGGCGATACTTGCCATTGCAGACAAGATTAAGGAAACTTCAAAAAAGGCCATAGCAACGCTTCAAGAAAGAGGCATCGAGGTTTATATGCTTACGGGAGATAATAATAAAACCGCATCTGCTGTCGCAAAACAAGTAGGAATAACAAATTACCAAGGAGAAGTGATGCCTTCGGACAAAGCTGCTTTTGTTGAAAAATTACAAGCAGAAGGAAAGATAGTAGCGATGGTTGGTGATGGCATAAACGATTCCCACGCTTTGGCGCAGGCCAATGTAAGTATCGCAATGGGTAAAGGCTCGGACATTGCAATGGACGTTGCAAAAATGACATTGATAACGTCAGATTTGCAATCTATTCCCAAAGCTTTGGAACTATCGAAAAGAACGGTGTTGGGCATACGTCAGAATTTATTTTGGGCATTTATTTATAATCTCATTGGTATTCCAATCGCCGCGGGCGTTTTGTATCCCGTAAATGGATTTTTATTGGACCCAATGATTGCAGGAATGGCAATGGCTTTCAGTAGCGTATCTGTAGTTCTAAATAGCTTAAGGCTTAAAGGAGTAAAACTTTAATATTAATTATAAATTCAAATACAATGAAAACTTTAAAATTTAAAACAAATATCAATTGTGGTGGTTGTGTATCAAAAGTGACCCCTTTTTTAAACAAGCAAGAAGGTGTCGAAAGTTGGGAAGTGGATACCGCTAATCCTGATAAAATTTTAACCATAGAAAGCGATGGTGCTTCAGAAGAAGATGTAAAGGCTACCTTGCAAAAGGTAGGCTTTAAAGCGGAACCTGTAGATTAATACCTCGCTATAATATGGTTTATATTTTAATTTTGGTTGTGATTCTTCTGTTTGCTATTCATTTTTATCGAAAAGAGAAACGGCATAGCGTAAAGCCATTTCCAGAGCATTGGCACAAATTATTAATGGAGAATGTTCTTTATTATAAAAATCTTTCAAAAGGCAGGCAACTTGTTTTTCAACAAAAAATGATGCAGTTTTTAAGTGAGGTTTATATAGATGGCGTGCAGTTTGAATTGGAAGAATTAGACAAAATTTTAATTGCAGCAAGTGCGGTAATTCCTGTTTTCGGCTTTAAAGAATGGCATTACACTAATTTAAGTGGAATCCTCTTATACCCAGATAATTTTAATGAAGATATGCAATTTAGCAGTAAGGATAACTCGCGCAATATTGGTGGGATAGTCGGGAACGGACGTTTTGAGAAACAAATGATTTTATCTAAAAAAGCATTGTATCACGGTTTTAGAAACACAACAGATAAAAGCAATACAGGCATACACGAATTTGTACACCTTATTGATAAGCTGGATGATAGAACAGATGGAGTTCCAGAGCGATTATTAGAACATCAATATGCAATACCTTGGCTGAATTTAATTCATAAGGAAATAGAAGCCATAAACGACAACCATTCTGATATCAGAAAATATGGTGGTACAAACCAAGCAGAATTCTTTGCAGTAGCTTCAGAATATTTCTTCGAGCGCCCAGATTTGCTCAAAAAGAAACATCCAGAACTTTATAAAATGTTAGTTAAATGCTTCAATCAAAAATTAGCAAATCCAATTAAAAATTAGTTTCTATTTAGGAGAGATTAAATCTGTAATTGAAAATCGTAAAGAGCGGATATTTTGAATATGCTAAACTACTTATAGCAATAAAATATCCGCTCTTCAATTATTTATTTCCTCAAAAGTT
The sequence above is drawn from the Cellulophaga sp. Hel_I_12 genome and encodes:
- a CDS encoding class I SAM-dependent methyltransferase: MKLDRKKHWETVYETKSPDQVSWTQESPKTSLEFIHSFGLNKSAKIIDIGGGDSKLIDYLLDEGFENVTVLDISAKSLEKAKGRLGEKANKVNWIVSDITEFETNMTFDVWHDRATFHFLTTPEQITKYIKTARKSVNGFLTIGTFSKNGPEKCSGLEIKQYNEDELTLKLKNGFDKIKCVTEDHLTPFDTTQSFLFCSFKRQLN
- a CDS encoding cation transporter, whose protein sequence is MNKTVFEITKMDCPSEENLIRMKLDGIPNIANLDFDIPNRKLTVFHSGKIDQIEKFIIELKLGGKKILTEQTDQTDFKENTSQKKLLWSVLIINFAFFIIEMTTGIISKSMGLVADSLDMLADSFVYGISLFAVGGTLIKKKRIAKLAGYFQITLAVIGFVEVLRRFFGDEKLPDFTTMIIVSIFALIANGICLYILQKSKSKDEAHMKASMIFTSNDVIINTGVIIAGLLVYWLNSNKPDLIVGTIVFILVIQGAFRILKLSK
- a CDS encoding cation-translocating P-type ATPase; the protein is METINIFETKEKNRKQGIKESFPVTGMTCASCASSVESVLKHTEGVFDASVNFASSSVLVEYDKELSPNQLQNALREVGYDIIIDAENPSEVQQELQQKHYQDIKYRTIWSAILTLPIFVLGMFFMQWEPGKWISLILTFPILFWFGRSFFINAFKQAKHGKANMDTLVALSTGIAFLFSVFNTFFPEFWLSRGIAPHVYYEAATVIITFISLGKLLEEKAKSNTSSAIKKLMGLQPKTLKIIENGEEKEIPISSVQVGQTILVRPGEKIPVDGEVSKGSSYVDESMITGEPVPVEKSKDEKVFAGTVNQKGSFQFIAEKVGGETLLSQIIKMVQEAQGSKAPVQKLVDKIAGIFVPVVLGISIITFIVWMSIGGDNAFSQALLTSVAVLVIACPCALGLATPTAIMVGIGKGAENNILIKDAESLELGHKVNAVILDKTGTITEGKPLVTDILWKDKLENQSQYKQILLAIEAQSEHPLAEAVVNHLKDENIEKAEITSFESITGKGVKAQTENGSQYYVGNHKLMLEKNIQIDVSLMQTAESLEEQAKTVIFFGNEKQVLAILAIADKIKETSKKAIATLQERGIEVYMLTGDNNKTASAVAKQVGITNYQGEVMPSDKAAFVEKLQAEGKIVAMVGDGINDSHALAQANVSIAMGKGSDIAMDVAKMTLITSDLQSIPKALELSKRTVLGIRQNLFWAFIYNLIGIPIAAGVLYPVNGFLLDPMIAGMAMAFSSVSVVLNSLRLKGVKL
- a CDS encoding heavy-metal-associated domain-containing protein, with amino-acid sequence MKTLKFKTNINCGGCVSKVTPFLNKQEGVESWEVDTANPDKILTIESDGASEEDVKATLQKVGFKAEPVD
- a CDS encoding zinc-dependent peptidase, with the protein product MVYILILVVILLFAIHFYRKEKRHSVKPFPEHWHKLLMENVLYYKNLSKGRQLVFQQKMMQFLSEVYIDGVQFELEELDKILIAASAVIPVFGFKEWHYTNLSGILLYPDNFNEDMQFSSKDNSRNIGGIVGNGRFEKQMILSKKALYHGFRNTTDKSNTGIHEFVHLIDKLDDRTDGVPERLLEHQYAIPWLNLIHKEIEAINDNHSDIRKYGGTNQAEFFAVASEYFFERPDLLKKKHPELYKMLVKCFNQKLANPIKN